The following proteins come from a genomic window of Vibrio vulnificus NBRC 15645 = ATCC 27562:
- a CDS encoding AraC family transcriptional regulator, whose translation MSQQHISRINDVLYFIHQDISRELSAKALADVAAYSEQHFHRVFKQVVGESIHQYIRRTRMEYAANQLMFDTRSSVLDIANKCGFSSVSSFSRAFKATFSMAPGEWRCHDLHISDKPYLKDPEVAAGYHRVAKRTLPEPKITEVPERMAAYVRHVGYNRSIKNAWLILKAWANSEGRSFEVQFGLHHSNPAWVELDKCRYVACIAIDKPLKYRGVVNQMVIPGGLHAVFRLHGVYGELLPQISMVLEKWLPASGFKLRSTPAYVHYHSNHFVNESEAFELDFYLPISFF comes from the coding sequence ATGAGCCAGCAGCACATATCCCGTATCAATGACGTTCTTTACTTCATTCATCAAGACATCAGTCGTGAACTGTCTGCCAAAGCACTGGCCGATGTGGCAGCTTACTCCGAGCAGCATTTTCATCGCGTGTTTAAACAGGTCGTTGGCGAGTCCATTCATCAATATATTCGGCGCACTAGAATGGAGTACGCGGCCAATCAATTGATGTTTGATACGCGCTCGTCGGTACTCGATATTGCCAACAAATGCGGTTTTAGCTCGGTCTCTTCGTTTAGCCGAGCGTTCAAAGCGACATTCTCTATGGCGCCCGGAGAGTGGCGTTGTCACGATTTACACATCTCCGATAAACCCTATTTGAAGGATCCTGAGGTAGCGGCGGGTTATCATCGCGTGGCGAAACGGACCTTACCCGAACCGAAAATTACCGAAGTGCCAGAGCGCATGGCGGCGTATGTGCGCCATGTGGGATATAACCGTTCGATCAAAAATGCGTGGCTGATCCTCAAAGCGTGGGCAAACAGTGAAGGGCGCTCATTTGAGGTGCAATTTGGCTTGCACCATTCCAACCCAGCGTGGGTTGAGTTGGATAAGTGCCGTTATGTGGCCTGTATCGCGATAGATAAGCCTTTGAAATATCGGGGAGTGGTGAATCAAATGGTGATTCCTGGTGGTTTGCACGCGGTGTTTCGTCTGCATGGGGTGTATGGGGAATTGCTGCCTCAAATCAGCATGGTGTTGGAAAAATGGTTGCCAGCGTCAGGCTTCAAACTGCGCTCAACGCCCGCTTATGTACACTATCACAGCAATCATTTTGTCAATGAAAGTGAAGCGTTCGAGCTGGATTTTTATCTGCCTATCAGTTTTTTCTGA
- the phnX gene encoding phosphonoacetaldehyde hydrolase, whose translation MSNSPIQAVIFDWAGTIVDFGSFAPTSIFVEAFKQGFDFEIGLEEAREPMGLGKWDHIQAVGRIPAVDKRWNEKFGRSMTNEDIDAIYAAFMPLQKAKVADHAEPILNAVEVVNGLKDKGIKIGSCSGYPREVMDVLIPEAADYGYKPDYVVATDDLPQGGRPAPFMALKNVIELNVTDVNACIKVDDAAPGIDEGHNAGMWTVGLLLSGNEAGLTFEEYQAADEATLNAAREKARAKLLKSSPHYLIDTIADFPEVVADIERRLAAGERP comes from the coding sequence ATGAGCAACTCACCAATTCAAGCAGTGATCTTTGACTGGGCTGGTACTATCGTCGATTTCGGCTCTTTTGCACCAACCAGTATCTTTGTGGAAGCGTTCAAACAAGGCTTTGATTTTGAAATCGGTCTTGAAGAAGCGCGTGAACCAATGGGGCTTGGTAAGTGGGATCACATCCAAGCAGTGGGTCGTATTCCTGCGGTTGATAAGCGTTGGAATGAGAAGTTTGGGCGCTCAATGACCAACGAAGACATCGACGCAATTTACGCGGCATTTATGCCTCTGCAAAAAGCAAAAGTGGCTGACCACGCAGAACCAATCCTCAACGCAGTTGAAGTGGTAAACGGTCTGAAAGACAAAGGTATCAAGATCGGTTCTTGTTCTGGTTACCCTCGCGAAGTGATGGACGTGCTGATTCCGGAGGCAGCGGATTACGGCTACAAACCGGATTACGTAGTCGCAACGGATGACCTGCCACAAGGTGGTCGCCCTGCGCCATTTATGGCACTCAAGAACGTGATTGAGCTGAACGTGACCGACGTAAATGCCTGTATCAAAGTGGATGACGCAGCCCCGGGTATCGATGAAGGTCATAACGCCGGTATGTGGACCGTTGGTTTACTGCTTTCTGGCAACGAAGCAGGTCTTACGTTTGAAGAGTACCAAGCCGCGGACGAAGCGACACTTAATGCCGCTCGTGAAAAAGCGCGTGCAAAATTACTCAAGAGCTCGCCGCATTACCTCATCGACACCATTGCTGACTTCCCAGAAGTGGTAGCAGATATCGAACGTCGCCTAGCAGCAGGTGAGCGTCCATAG
- a CDS encoding lipoate--protein ligase family protein has product MATKNRLVRYLSIDAETMFEREEALIKQVQAGELDQVLLLWQVKHPTLVLPAGNKWPQTEHLRAELAELGWKLTARKTGGAPVPQVPGIINLSHLYHWPQDQAYDIRSAYLKLCDTLRGFFQQFGLEANVHATPGSYCDGDYNLNIAGQKIVGTAQRVLLKKSGGQIILAQACLLIDADMAKIVKPVQLCNQLSNHNAEILADVHTPLFEHIEQRPSIDRLFQSLSDAFVRQVKS; this is encoded by the coding sequence GTGGCTACAAAAAACAGATTAGTTCGTTATCTCAGTATTGATGCAGAAACGATGTTCGAGCGAGAAGAGGCGTTGATCAAGCAGGTACAGGCTGGTGAACTCGATCAGGTTCTGTTGCTTTGGCAAGTAAAGCACCCCACGCTTGTGCTACCCGCGGGTAATAAATGGCCACAAACCGAACATTTACGCGCTGAACTCGCCGAGCTTGGCTGGAAACTGACGGCACGAAAAACTGGGGGAGCGCCGGTACCACAAGTGCCGGGCATTATTAACCTCTCGCACCTCTACCACTGGCCGCAAGATCAAGCCTATGACATCCGTTCAGCCTATTTGAAACTGTGTGATACTCTGCGCGGCTTTTTTCAGCAATTTGGCTTAGAGGCCAATGTTCATGCCACTCCGGGGTCTTATTGTGATGGTGATTACAATCTCAACATTGCTGGACAAAAAATTGTGGGGACCGCGCAACGTGTGCTGCTGAAAAAATCCGGAGGGCAGATCATCCTTGCTCAAGCGTGTTTATTGATCGATGCCGACATGGCCAAGATAGTCAAACCCGTTCAATTGTGTAATCAACTGAGCAATCATAACGCGGAAATCCTTGCCGATGTGCATACGCCGTTGTTTGAGCATATTGAGCAAAGACCGTCGATAGACCGCTTGTTTCAATCCTTGTCGGATGCGTTTGTCAGACAAGTGAAATCCTGA
- a CDS encoding putative 2-aminoethylphosphonate ABC transporter permease subunit has translation MDAKIMTMNSLTTHDKAKSLLGRISRDNLVLFGLLAGLSVLMVLFILMPLWAMLTKSVQNSDGEFVGLANFVTYFASSSLWVSVGNTFTLGVIVTSVVGVLAFGYAYALTRSCMPLKGLFQILGTAPILAPSLLPAISLIFLFGNQGIAKEMLLGNSVYGVIGISMGLIFWTFPHALMILTTSMRTSDARLYEAARALKTSPIKTFFMVTLPAAKYGLISTLIVVFTLVITDFGVPKVIGGNYNVLATDIFKQVVGQQNFAMGAVTSIMLLFPAVMAFGADRWVQKKQKSLFDTRSVPYQPEPNKARDSICLVYCSIISIAVLAVLGMAVYGSLVTFWPWNKALTLNNYNFAEMSTYGWSPFFNSLTLAGWTAVIGTAIIFVGAYCIEKGRAFGPIRQVMQMLSVVPMAVPGMVLGLGYIFYFNDANNPLNVLYGTMAFLVINTVVHYYTVGHMTALTALKQLPSEIEATAASVKLPQYKLFFKVSLPVCFPAVLDIASYLFVNALTTTSAVVFLYSTDTIPASVSILNMDDAGQTGAAAAMAVMIMLSAAIAKIVQMILGQWLDSRTQAWRKR, from the coding sequence ATGGACGCAAAGATAATGACAATGAATAGCCTCACCACTCATGACAAAGCGAAATCTTTACTTGGACGCATCAGTCGTGACAACCTCGTGTTGTTTGGCTTGTTGGCAGGTTTATCGGTATTGATGGTGCTGTTCATCTTAATGCCGCTTTGGGCAATGTTAACCAAAAGCGTACAAAACAGCGATGGTGAGTTTGTTGGGTTAGCCAACTTTGTGACTTACTTTGCCTCTTCAAGCTTGTGGGTGTCAGTGGGCAACACCTTTACTTTGGGCGTGATAGTGACCTCGGTTGTGGGTGTGCTTGCGTTTGGTTATGCCTACGCGCTGACTCGTTCATGTATGCCGTTGAAAGGCTTGTTTCAAATCCTAGGTACTGCGCCAATCCTTGCGCCTTCGTTGTTGCCAGCGATCAGTTTGATCTTCCTTTTCGGCAATCAAGGCATTGCCAAAGAAATGCTGTTAGGAAACTCGGTTTACGGCGTGATTGGTATTTCAATGGGGTTGATCTTTTGGACCTTCCCTCATGCATTGATGATTTTGACCACTTCGATGCGTACTTCCGATGCTCGTTTGTACGAAGCCGCCCGAGCGCTAAAAACCTCACCCATCAAAACCTTCTTTATGGTGACCTTACCTGCGGCGAAATACGGTTTGATCAGTACGCTAATCGTGGTCTTTACGCTGGTTATCACGGACTTTGGTGTGCCGAAAGTGATTGGTGGCAACTATAACGTTCTGGCGACGGACATCTTCAAGCAAGTGGTGGGGCAACAAAACTTTGCCATGGGGGCGGTAACCAGCATTATGCTGCTATTTCCTGCGGTCATGGCGTTCGGTGCAGACCGCTGGGTACAGAAAAAACAGAAGAGCTTATTCGACACACGTTCAGTGCCTTATCAGCCAGAACCCAACAAAGCGCGCGACAGCATCTGCCTAGTTTACTGCAGCATCATTTCTATCGCAGTGCTGGCAGTATTGGGTATGGCAGTTTACGGCTCGTTGGTCACGTTCTGGCCTTGGAACAAAGCACTGACGCTAAACAATTACAATTTTGCTGAAATGAGCACTTACGGTTGGAGTCCATTCTTTAACTCGCTAACGCTGGCAGGTTGGACCGCGGTTATTGGTACAGCCATCATCTTTGTCGGCGCTTACTGCATTGAAAAAGGGCGTGCGTTTGGTCCAATTCGTCAAGTGATGCAAATGCTCAGCGTAGTACCAATGGCGGTTCCGGGGATGGTGCTTGGTTTGGGTTACATATTTTACTTCAACGATGCGAACAATCCTTTGAACGTGCTTTACGGTACGATGGCGTTTCTGGTGATTAACACCGTAGTGCACTATTACACGGTCGGCCATATGACCGCATTAACCGCTCTCAAGCAACTGCCTTCGGAAATTGAAGCCACAGCGGCATCGGTCAAGCTGCCACAGTACAAGCTCTTTTTCAAAGTGAGTTTGCCAGTGTGCTTTCCTGCGGTTTTGGATATTGCTAGCTACTTGTTTGTTAATGCATTAACCACCACTTCTGCGGTAGTATTCCTCTACTCGACGGATACCATTCCTGCGTCAGTATCGATTCTAAATATGGACGATGCAGGCCAAACGGGCGCAGCGGCAGCAATGGCGGTGATGATCATGCTATCGGCAGCTATCGCAAAAATCGTGCAAATGATATTGGGCCAATGGTTAGACAGTCGCACTCAAGCTTGGCGGAAAAGATAA
- a CDS encoding aspartate aminotransferase family protein — MTQNIKPTHFRSEGDVNTTPARQAWNASMDDERTQALLKRDSEVFLHQAMSTPCLDTLEAAEGIYIQDATGKKYMDFHGNNVHQLGYGHPHVIKRVQEQIAKLPFSPRRFTNETAIECAEKLTQICGGELNRVLFAPGGTSAVGMALKLARHITGNYKVVSLWDSFHGASLDAISVGGEACFRQGMGPLMAGVERIPPAVSYRGAFPVADGSDVHYADYLEYVIEKEGGVGAFIAEAVRNTDVQVPSKAYWKRIREICDKHNVMLIIDDIPNGMGRSGEWFTYQAYDIEPDMLCIGKGLGGGLVPIAAMVTKDKYNTAEQISMGHYTHEKSPIGCAAALATMEAIEQGGLLDKAKTDSQFMREKLLEMKAKYPVIGDVRGIGMLWGIELVTDHESKARAYDEAEAVLYQCLNNGVSFKVSQGNVIQLSPPLIITREQLTEALAIFEEAIAKVCKDFNYF, encoded by the coding sequence ATGACTCAGAATATAAAGCCGACTCATTTCCGCAGCGAAGGCGATGTCAACACGACACCGGCGCGCCAAGCTTGGAATGCATCGATGGACGACGAACGCACGCAAGCATTACTAAAGCGTGATTCGGAGGTCTTTCTTCATCAAGCTATGTCGACGCCTTGCTTAGATACCTTGGAAGCAGCAGAAGGCATCTACATCCAAGATGCTACGGGCAAAAAGTACATGGATTTTCATGGCAATAACGTCCATCAGCTGGGCTACGGTCATCCGCATGTGATTAAACGTGTGCAAGAGCAAATTGCCAAACTGCCGTTTTCACCACGTCGTTTTACCAACGAGACCGCGATTGAATGTGCCGAAAAGCTCACCCAAATCTGTGGCGGCGAATTGAACCGCGTGCTGTTTGCTCCTGGTGGCACATCTGCGGTTGGCATGGCACTTAAACTAGCGCGCCACATCACGGGCAACTACAAGGTGGTGTCTCTGTGGGACTCCTTCCACGGCGCATCGTTGGATGCCATCTCTGTGGGCGGCGAAGCGTGTTTCCGCCAAGGCATGGGACCATTAATGGCAGGTGTTGAACGCATTCCACCAGCGGTGTCTTATCGTGGTGCTTTCCCTGTCGCGGACGGCAGCGATGTGCATTACGCCGACTACCTTGAATACGTGATTGAGAAAGAAGGCGGCGTGGGCGCATTTATCGCAGAAGCGGTTCGCAACACGGATGTTCAAGTGCCGAGCAAAGCCTACTGGAAACGCATCCGCGAAATCTGTGACAAACACAATGTCATGTTGATCATCGACGACATCCCGAATGGCATGGGTCGCAGCGGCGAATGGTTTACCTACCAAGCCTACGACATCGAGCCAGATATGCTCTGCATCGGTAAAGGTTTGGGCGGAGGCTTAGTGCCTATCGCAGCCATGGTAACCAAAGACAAATACAACACCGCCGAGCAAATCTCCATGGGTCATTACACTCATGAGAAAAGCCCTATCGGTTGTGCTGCGGCGCTGGCAACCATGGAAGCGATTGAGCAGGGCGGCTTGTTAGATAAAGCCAAAACCGACAGCCAGTTTATGCGTGAAAAGTTGCTAGAGATGAAAGCCAAGTACCCAGTGATTGGTGATGTACGTGGCATCGGCATGTTGTGGGGCATTGAACTGGTTACTGACCACGAAAGCAAAGCGCGTGCGTATGACGAAGCGGAAGCTGTGTTGTACCAATGCCTCAACAATGGCGTGAGCTTCAAGGTATCTCAAGGCAACGTGATTCAACTCAGCCCACCGCTGATCATTACTCGCGAACAACTAACAGAAGCGTTGGCGATCTTCGAAGAAGCCATCGCCAAAGTGTGTAAAGACTTTAACTACTTTTAG
- a CDS encoding putative 2-aminoethylphosphonate ABC transporter substrate-binding protein: protein MMKNRLMKGSLAALVSLLATNAMAAQEVTVYTAFETDILAKYKSAFEKDNPDIKIKWVRDSTGIMTAKLLAEKNNPQAEVVWGLAGSSMALLKEEGLLKPYTPKGLEELHANLNDPQSNQAWFGNDAFFNAVCFNEAVAKQLNLPKPTSWEDLTKPVYKGHIAMPNPASSGTGYMQVSAWLQNMGEDQAWNYMRELDKNIAHYTHSGSKPCVQAGMGEVAIGISMASRGAKLKTQGAPLAVITPKGIGWESEAVGLVKESDAAKRVVDWSISKAANELYVEMYPVVGHKQVKAIVSNFPNVQENMAKMDFAQMGSKRAEILATWSKKFDAKSEPKS, encoded by the coding sequence ATGATGAAAAACCGTTTGATGAAAGGATCGCTGGCTGCACTTGTCTCTCTGCTAGCTACGAATGCAATGGCAGCACAGGAAGTCACGGTTTATACCGCTTTCGAAACTGACATTCTTGCGAAATACAAGTCTGCGTTTGAGAAAGACAACCCAGATATCAAGATTAAGTGGGTTCGCGATTCAACCGGTATCATGACGGCGAAATTGCTGGCAGAAAAGAACAACCCTCAAGCGGAAGTTGTTTGGGGTCTTGCTGGCTCGTCAATGGCACTGCTTAAAGAAGAAGGCCTTTTAAAACCATATACACCAAAAGGTTTGGAAGAGCTGCACGCGAACCTAAACGACCCTCAATCAAACCAAGCTTGGTTTGGTAACGATGCGTTTTTTAACGCAGTTTGTTTCAACGAAGCGGTAGCGAAACAACTTAACCTGCCGAAACCAACGTCTTGGGAAGACTTAACGAAGCCGGTTTACAAAGGTCACATTGCAATGCCGAACCCAGCGTCTTCAGGCACGGGTTACATGCAGGTTTCTGCTTGGTTACAAAACATGGGTGAAGATCAGGCATGGAACTACATGCGTGAGCTAGATAAGAACATTGCACACTACACGCACTCGGGCTCTAAGCCATGTGTGCAAGCGGGCATGGGTGAAGTGGCTATCGGTATTTCGATGGCAAGCCGCGGCGCGAAACTGAAAACACAAGGTGCACCACTAGCGGTTATCACACCAAAAGGCATCGGCTGGGAATCAGAAGCGGTGGGTTTAGTAAAAGAGTCGGATGCAGCGAAGCGCGTTGTCGACTGGTCAATCTCTAAAGCGGCAAATGAGCTTTACGTAGAAATGTACCCAGTGGTGGGTCACAAACAGGTGAAAGCGATCGTGTCTAACTTCCCGAACGTTCAAGAGAATATGGCGAAGATGGACTTTGCGCAAATGGGCAGCAAGCGTGCAGAAATTCTAGCGACATGGTCTAAGAAGTTCGACGCGAAATCAGAGCCAAAATCTTAA
- the phnW gene encoding 2-aminoethylphosphonate--pyruvate transaminase, with translation MKNEYLLLTPGPLSTSEAVREAMLKDWCTWDDEYNKDIVEVIRTKLVKLATKHSGYTSVLMQGSGTASVEATIGSAIGKEGKLLVVDNGAYGARIAQIADYLNIPCHAVSPGETSQPHLNEVETALASDPAITHVAIVHCETTTGMLNPIEAFASAAKAHGKVVILDAMSSFGGIPIDIAELGIDFMISSANKCIQGVPGFGFVIAKKTELEKCQGQARSLSLDLYDQWHCMEVNHGKWRFTSPTHTVRAFYQALLELEQEGGIEARHNRYQTNQKTLVAGMRSLGFEPLLSDDLHSPIITSFYSPTHSDYQFKAFYTRLKEQGFVIYPGKVSNADCFRIGNIGEVYPADIERLIGAIEKAMYWQVA, from the coding sequence ATGAAAAACGAATACCTACTACTGACTCCAGGTCCTCTATCTACTTCTGAAGCGGTACGCGAAGCCATGCTTAAAGACTGGTGTACTTGGGATGATGAATACAACAAAGACATTGTAGAAGTGATCCGCACTAAGCTTGTAAAACTGGCGACAAAGCATAGCGGCTACACCAGCGTACTCATGCAAGGTAGCGGCACCGCATCAGTAGAAGCGACGATTGGCAGCGCCATTGGCAAAGAGGGGAAATTATTAGTTGTCGACAACGGTGCTTACGGTGCGCGTATCGCTCAGATCGCTGATTACCTAAATATTCCATGCCATGCCGTTTCCCCAGGCGAAACATCACAGCCACACTTGAACGAGGTGGAAACTGCATTGGCATCGGACCCTGCTATCACACACGTGGCGATTGTTCACTGTGAGACAACCACTGGCATGCTTAACCCAATTGAGGCATTTGCTTCTGCGGCAAAAGCACATGGTAAAGTGGTGATTCTCGATGCCATGTCGAGCTTCGGCGGGATTCCTATCGATATCGCAGAGCTTGGCATCGATTTTATGATCAGCTCTGCAAACAAATGTATTCAAGGCGTGCCGGGCTTTGGCTTTGTGATTGCGAAAAAAACAGAGCTCGAAAAGTGCCAAGGTCAGGCACGTTCACTCAGCCTTGATCTTTACGACCAGTGGCACTGCATGGAAGTGAACCACGGCAAATGGCGTTTCACCTCTCCAACGCACACGGTTCGCGCTTTCTATCAAGCATTGTTAGAGCTGGAACAAGAAGGCGGCATTGAGGCTCGTCATAACCGTTACCAAACTAACCAGAAAACACTGGTTGCAGGTATGCGTTCTTTGGGGTTTGAGCCACTACTGAGTGATGACCTTCACTCACCAATCATCACTTCTTTCTACTCTCCGACGCACAGTGATTACCAATTCAAAGCGTTCTACACACGTTTGAAAGAGCAAGGTTTTGTGATTTATCCGGGTAAGGTGTCGAACGCAGATTGCTTCCGTATCGGCAACATTGGCGAAGTTTACCCAGCAGATATCGAGCGCTTAATCGGTGCGATTGAAAAAGCAATGTACTGGCAAGTTGCGTAA
- a CDS encoding PLP-dependent aminotransferase family protein, with protein MEIARSLQQIQSSYIREILAAASDPSVISLAGGLPDEQTFPIELMKPTLEKLSEMPQVFQYGATAGYAPLLNFLKTYMSLPETHMAMACTGSQQGLDLIARAYINPGDTVVMEAPSYLGAMQVFGLVSANIVTVSQTEAGPNLDELEACFKQHSPKMFYAVPDFHNPTGVCWSLETRKQVAKLCIEHKVAFIEDAPYRELRFQGEALPLVSDFCPQDSIVLRSFSKIASPGLRIGIVTGKVSYLEPLIKVKQGADLHSSVPMQALLLGLLEHEKFPEHMEKIRTLYQSRYQVLAEALQTQLPANCQLKSVDGGMFVWVTLPECDTFALAKSLLGNGVAVVPSPVFYPAGQKAQAALRLNFTNATPEQLKEAVTRLAEGLKLALV; from the coding sequence ATGGAAATCGCTCGTTCGTTACAACAAATTCAATCGTCCTATATTCGCGAAATCCTCGCTGCTGCGAGCGATCCTAGTGTCATTTCTCTTGCTGGTGGTTTGCCTGATGAGCAAACTTTCCCAATCGAGTTAATGAAACCGACATTGGAAAAACTCTCTGAGATGCCGCAAGTATTCCAATACGGTGCCACGGCGGGTTACGCCCCACTGCTTAACTTTCTAAAAACCTACATGTCGCTGCCTGAAACACACATGGCAATGGCGTGTACCGGTTCGCAGCAAGGGCTCGACCTCATCGCTCGCGCTTATATTAACCCGGGCGACACCGTGGTGATGGAAGCGCCAAGCTATCTTGGTGCGATGCAAGTGTTTGGCCTTGTCAGTGCCAACATTGTCACGGTTTCTCAAACCGAAGCAGGGCCGAATCTTGACGAACTTGAAGCGTGTTTTAAGCAGCATTCGCCAAAAATGTTCTACGCCGTACCTGATTTTCACAACCCAACTGGCGTGTGTTGGTCACTCGAAACGCGCAAACAGGTTGCCAAACTGTGTATCGAACACAAAGTGGCATTTATTGAAGATGCGCCATACCGTGAGCTTCGCTTCCAAGGTGAAGCGCTGCCGCTGGTTTCCGATTTCTGCCCGCAAGATTCGATTGTGCTTCGTTCGTTTTCAAAGATCGCCTCTCCGGGTCTACGCATTGGTATCGTAACCGGCAAAGTCAGCTACCTAGAACCGTTAATCAAAGTAAAACAAGGGGCCGACCTTCATTCCAGCGTGCCGATGCAAGCCCTGCTGCTCGGTTTGCTTGAGCATGAAAAATTCCCAGAGCATATGGAAAAAATCCGCACGCTATATCAATCTCGCTACCAAGTATTGGCAGAGGCGCTGCAAACGCAGTTGCCTGCAAACTGCCAGTTGAAATCGGTCGATGGCGGCATGTTTGTCTGGGTAACGCTACCAGAATGCGATACGTTCGCACTGGCTAAATCGCTGCTCGGTAATGGTGTCGCGGTGGTCCCTAGCCCGGTGTTTTACCCTGCGGGACAAAAAGCGCAAGCCGCGCTGCGTCTCAACTTCACCAATGCTACGCCAGAACAGTTGAAAGAAGCCGTGACGCGATTGGCGGAAGGTCTTAAACTGGCCTTGGTTTAA
- a CDS encoding putative 2-aminoethylphosphonate ABC transporter ATP-binding protein, with protein MSTNQPYLSIENVVKQFGQFTALKNISLAIEKGEFVCFLGPSGCGKTTLLRAIAGLDLPTSGAIFQNGQETTFLPPEKRDFGIVFQSYALFPNLTVQENIAVGLKNQGMSNKEALETVEKWLETIGLPTSGEKFPNQLSGGQQQRVALARALALSPGLLLLDEPLSALDAKVRVHLRNEICKLQRKLGITTIMVTHDQDEALSMADRIVVMNHGVIEQVGSPQEIYQQPATRFVAEFVGSMNFIETSVATDSQVRIAETLMPAPSLTNRKIERGDRFDLAVRPERIKFVENYSNALPVRVTATEFLGAFFRIDCVLQNDSSNQTMVVDVPVETVQKLNIKAGDVRYVQFAEEGLHGYPVPSVDKALAA; from the coding sequence ATGTCAACTAACCAACCTTACCTAAGTATTGAAAATGTTGTGAAGCAATTCGGTCAGTTCACGGCATTAAAAAATATCTCGCTGGCGATCGAAAAAGGCGAATTCGTTTGTTTCTTGGGCCCTTCTGGCTGCGGTAAAACCACGTTATTACGAGCCATCGCTGGCTTAGACCTACCAACGTCTGGTGCAATCTTTCAAAACGGCCAAGAGACCACATTCCTACCACCCGAGAAGCGCGACTTTGGCATCGTATTCCAATCTTACGCGCTGTTTCCGAACCTAACGGTGCAAGAGAACATTGCGGTGGGTTTGAAGAACCAAGGCATGTCGAATAAAGAAGCGTTAGAGACTGTGGAGAAGTGGTTAGAAACTATTGGCTTGCCAACTTCCGGTGAGAAATTCCCGAACCAGCTTTCCGGTGGGCAACAGCAGCGTGTTGCTTTGGCTCGCGCGTTGGCGTTGTCTCCAGGTCTACTGTTACTCGATGAGCCTTTGTCCGCACTGGATGCAAAAGTGCGCGTTCACTTGCGCAATGAAATTTGCAAGCTGCAACGCAAGCTCGGCATCACCACCATTATGGTGACACACGATCAGGACGAAGCCCTGTCGATGGCCGATCGCATCGTGGTGATGAACCATGGGGTGATTGAGCAAGTTGGCTCGCCTCAAGAAATCTACCAGCAGCCAGCCACGCGCTTTGTTGCTGAGTTTGTCGGCAGTATGAACTTTATTGAAACCTCAGTCGCGACGGATTCCCAAGTGCGTATTGCGGAAACCTTGATGCCAGCGCCAAGCCTGACCAACCGTAAGATCGAACGTGGTGACCGATTTGATCTGGCAGTACGCCCTGAACGCATCAAGTTCGTTGAGAACTACAGCAACGCTTTACCTGTGCGAGTGACCGCAACCGAGTTTCTGGGGGCGTTTTTCCGCATTGATTGTGTATTGCAAAATGACAGCTCAAACCAAACCATGGTGGTGGATGTGCCTGTAGAAACGGTTCAAAAACTCAATATCAAGGCGGGCGATGTACGTTACGTCCAGTTTGCGGAAGAAGGGTTGCATGGTTACCCCGTGCCTTCGGTTGATAAAGCGCTAGCGGCGTAG